A single genomic interval of Rhododendron vialii isolate Sample 1 chromosome 3a, ASM3025357v1 harbors:
- the LOC131319470 gene encoding F-box protein At5g07670-like: MQRSSSITRNRAQNKGSKTTTMETMSCLPQKPDPVPPPLKAWSKLWLKTKLQSSLPRQPLPTNPKSQPNKTLISQTLLVSDRTSLLSDQILLQILSKLPKSQRNSNSLVSKRWLNLQGRLIRSIKLLDWEFLVSGRLFARFPNLIHVDVVHGCVISPRNSSGILLTQKMVSFHVDYNVFPSGFAPENYLLSVNEVDFGLRSLASGYPNLRKLMVINASELGLLSVAEECPTLQELELHKCNDQVLRGIAACQNLQILKLVGYVDGFYGSLVSDIGLTIMAQGCRRLVKLELSGCEGSYDGIKAIGQCCQMLEELTITSHRMEGGWLSALSYCENLKTLKFQSCKRIDCSPGPDEHLGYCSTLERLHLERCQLRDKRSVRALFLMCETVREIVFQNCWGLDNDMFSIAGICRRVRFLSLEGCGLLTTQGLEYVIVSLKDLQRLRVVSCNNIKDSEVTPALSVLLSDLKEFMWRPDTKSLLLLNLEGTGMGKKGGRFFEKESRLEILFKKI; the protein is encoded by the exons atgcAGAGAAGCAGCAGCATAACAAGAAACAGAGCACAAAACAAAGGAAGCAAAACTACCACCATGGAAACGATGTCTTGTTTGCCACAGAAACCAGACCCAGTTCCTCCCCCACTGAAGGCCTGGTCAAAACTCTGGCTCAAAACAAAACTCCAATCTTCTCTGCCCAGACAACCCCTACCCACCAACCCCAAATCACAGCCCAACAAAACCCTCATCTCACAGACCCTACTGGTCTCCGACCGAACCTCTCTCCTCTCCGACCAGATTCTCCTCCAAATCCTCTCCAAACTCCCCAAATCTCAAAGGAATTCGAATTCCCTCGTCTCCAAACGCTGGTTAAACCTCCAGGGCCGCCTCATACGCTCCATAAAGCTTCTAGACTGGGAGTTCCTCGTGTCGGGCCGGTTATTCGCCCGATTCCCAAACCTAATCCACGTTGATGTCGTCCATGGGTGTGTCATCTCCCCAAGGAATTCGTCAGGTATTTTGTTGACTCAAAAAATGGTCTCTTTCCATGTAGACTATAACGttttcccaagtgggtttgcgCCTGAAAATTATTTGCTCTCAGTTAATGAAGTTGATTTTGGTTTGAGGTCATTAGCTAGTGGGTACCCAAACCTGAGAAAGCTCATGGTAATCAACGCTAGTGAGTTGGGTTTGTTGAGTGTTGCTGAGGAGTGTCCCACGTTGCAAGAACTGGAGTTGCACAAGTGCAATGATCAGGTCTTGCGGGGGATCGCGGCGTGTCAGAACCTTCAGATACTGAAATTGGTGGGATATGTTGATGGGTTTTATGGGTCTTTGGTTTCAGACATTGGTTTGACGATAATGGCACAGGGGTGTAGGAGGTTGGTGAAGCTTGAGCTCAGTGGATGTGAGGGAAGCTACGATGGGATCAAAGCAATTGGACAGTGCTGCCAAATGCTTGAAGAGTTGACTATAACTAGTCATAGAATGGAGGGTGGGTGGCTGTCAGCTCTTTCATATTGTGAGAATCTGAAAACCTTGAAGTTTCAGTCTTGTAAGAGGATTGATTGTAGTCCGGGGCCTGATGAGCATTTGGGTTATTGTTCGACCCTCGAGCGTTTGCATTTAGAGAGGTGTCAATTGCGCGATAAGCGCAGTGTGAGAGCGTTGTTTCTCATGTGTGAGACTGTGAGGGAGATTGTCTTTCAGAATTGTTGGGGTTTGGACAATGATATGTTCAGCATTGCTGGTATCTGCAG GAGGGTGAGGTTCCTATCTTTAGAAGGCTGTGGGCTGCTAACAACTCAAGGCCTGGAGTATGTGATTGTTTCATTGAAGGATCTTCAAAGGCTCCGAGTTGTGTCATGTAACAATATAAAGGACAGTGAAGTAACTCCTGCACTTTCAGTTTTGCTTTCTGATCTTAAAGAATTTATGTGGAGGCCCGATACCAAGTCTCTCCTCTTGTTGAATCTTGAGGGGACTGGCATGGGAAAGAAAGGTGGGAGGTTTTTCGAAAAAGAATCGAGACTTGAGATCCTATTCAAGAAGATTTGA
- the LOC131319471 gene encoding NADPH-dependent aldo-keto reductase, chloroplastic has translation MKYNQMSRLNCGANIPIMGFGTYSSENVREETKQAVKTALKMGYKHFDTARIYGSEASVGEALTEAIFVDRSVERQDIFVTSKLWGSDHHDPVSALNQTLLNMGLEYVDMYLVHWPVKLKPWATYPVPNEQDFERVLDLETTWAGMEKCLDMGLCRAIGVSNFSTIKIQRLLNFASVPPALNQVEMHPMWRQSKLREFCRDHNIHVSAYSPLGGPGNSWGSTAVVDDPIIQSIALKHKATPAQVALSWGLSKGGSVIVKSFNKYRMKENMRALDLRLDDRDLLDIERMEERKIMRGEFLVNETTSPYKTIQDLWDDEI, from the exons atgaaGTACAACCAGATGAGCAGATTGAATTGTGGTGCAAACATACCCATCATGGGTTTTGGCACTTATTCTTCTGAGAATGTGAGAGAGGAAACCAAACAGGCAGTCAAAACTGCTCTCAag ATGGGATACAAACATTTTGATACAGCAAGAATATATGGTTCAGAGGCATCAGTGGGAGAGGCATTAACAGAAGCAATATTTGTTGATCGGAGTGTGGAAAGACAAGACATCTTTGTGACTTCAAAACTGTGGGGAAGTGATCACCATGATCCTGTCTCCGCACTCAACCAAACCTTACT GAATATGGGATTGGAGTACGTGGACATGTACTTGGTCCACTGGCCAGTGAAGCTGAAGCCTTGGGCCACTTATCCTGTCCCAAACGAACAAGACTTTGAAAGAGTACTGGACCTGGAGACCACGTGGGCTGGAATGGAGAAATGCTTGGATATGGGGTTGTGCAGGGCCATCGGTGTCAGCAATTTCTCTACCATCAAGATCCAACGCCTCCTCAATTTCGCTTCTGTCCCTCCTGCTCTCAATCAA GTGGAAATGCATCCGATGTGGAGGCAATCAAAGCTGAGAGAGTTCTGTAGGGACCACAACATCCACGTAAGCGCATATTCACCTCTTGGTGGGCCAGGGAATTCATGGGGATCAACGGCTGTGGTTGATGACCCAATCATCCAATCCATTGCTCTCAAGCACAAGGCAACCCCTGCTCAG GTTGCCCTGAGTTGGGGACTATCCAAGGGTGGTAGCGTAATCGTGAAGAGCTTCAACAAATACAGGATGAAGGAGAACATGAGGGCCCTTGATCTGAGATTGGACGATCGCGATTTACTCGATATCGAAAGGATGGAAGAGAGGAAGATTATGAGAGGGGAGTTCCTTGTTAATGAAACCACTAGCCCCTATAAGACCATTCAAGACCTGTGGGATGATGAAATTTGA